The proteins below are encoded in one region of Lytechinus pictus isolate F3 Inbred chromosome 11, Lp3.0, whole genome shotgun sequence:
- the LOC129271916 gene encoding uncharacterized protein LOC129271916 isoform X1 gives MSEPEQDGSKGGEDVVNVLTDIMAPVDDDFDEEVKTTTPAKKVAVKKVAKTTKSTAQTKTVKKSASLATAKATKQTTSTPAASEESTPKTETTSEQPPKTKQPTTASSTAASTTPAKATSTGTTPANKTKKVVKKTPVAAKSGAATKQATAKPTAGKTASAAKKKPVKVVKKTTPASVKAKAAASAKESAGDSGAKAKADPVESAKVETETVLAETEETKAPEDSETPMEVTEDDHIKDVDNSAEISTEAIPDVEISKEGADGQDEEQEEEEENEEEAIEEEDESNVVEGEANGDGDMEPPDFSDTFDVRSEASSTSSGSQIDDADSDHDNRQQSRRDRKRQFSPIVYEGQDISDSDDENGKKAKLSSSVNEVKGGDQTAKMKYLFRDARYFLIKSNNHENISLAKAKGSGKARSGHQACLHKPQGLGSSSKWEGRVCVSQGAPFQRPAKKKRSNSYSAAIMHPSKRKHFVVSAAATSEMSPDCRTAFALSRESNHTANEEVPVQNHLQRNSSSNEGGPSVHLQAKKAGWSPKSCKTVQGHLSDKHERIPHRYIYRRQKARFHDSNKDPCFSDKGHPDISYNSIDLNGHDFDDLSFEFDDEEEEEEEEEEDDAFYPSQYQSQREYRWRKRERFSDNRSNFGSFGGHDIPTSFDHPTENTMRSDTADLERLLQDASAKLHDQSSLYLRIQQLEGCLGNVITVLHKLVKMSSSTLQKPTPRPRRKRMQQFGGPSGMDRDSFRRWKSNQGDLNERRIEGESELDEGLMERQGHLDGTSDGQQTLDNCDTRSDRCQSPEQPDNDENPEERLSASDFQPDSRCPDSGADNCGDLGDLDVISSHGHTSVQNNRVENDAEQNSDTASPPNNSEQEQELRHDDQASCNVANGEEGDPSPLKTSPDSCELGTAEKENSESIVQGTRKFDGSNVVHEEANESSAMDKNSSPVTFPGEERDFQADLDGPVIIRIKSEFSCDDGMDTWPDSSQPSTSYNHPGVALHDPNLVVLSDDSCVNDNPVAVHSSKVMDTAQSLLNQQAGNHLGYEHDADIQSLQEILATSAGSDDEDVKFLYENVPLGDQKRGLKTKASQDLFHADQSEDVRGKTELICVEDSDSRWHAQNSDRRTATQSVRSVPVRLRLNRTDASSRRVQKNIPQVLSQNGNAQYMGMPCQSQHYNTNLPGPHQGHAQKLQQSGSSQRFHSQSQTINSQSTVGRRNAAMRSASRIHTACRLPVAPPNPRNNSATNFGNANQRRDIYIDRNNVQSVAQNNGSNIVQFGHHYRGSPQERSHSLNHSPYTQPNMAHPYQAGNESSSYGGREERVGSVQADGIITDVLAERDWINACSEVDGATSLTRALAQALFGDSILIKSTLRSSGKYKDYELLDPNLVKKIEDTVMKIFCHGKNEKYQKHVWSLCKQSMGQRMKYLRNRYSLS, from the exons GAGGCGAAGATGTAGTGAATGTTCTGACAGATATTATGGCACCGGTGGATGATGACTTTGATGAAGAAGTAAAGACCACTACACCTGCCAAGAAAGTTG CAGTAAAGAAAGTCGCCAAAACCACAAAATCCACAGCACAGACAAAGACTGTTAAAAAATCAGCAAGTCTCGCTACGGCCAAAGCCACAAAGCAGACCACCTCAACTCCTGCTGCCAGTGAGGAATCAACGCCAAAGACTGAAACCACAAGTGAACAACCTCCTAAAACCAAGCAACCCACCACAGCCTCCTCAACAGCTGCTTCGACAACTCCTGCCAAGGCAACGTCAACTGGCACAACACCGGCCAACAAGACCAAGAAGGTTGTGAAGAAGACCCCCGTAGCTGCAAAGTCGGGAGCAGCAACAAAGCAAGCCACCGCCAAGCCTACGGCAGGGAAAACTGCATCAGCGGCTAAAAAGAAGCCAGTGAAGGTGGTAAAGAAGACGACACCGGCCTCCGTGAAAGCCAAAGCCGCTGCATCCGCCAAGGAGAGTGCTGGGGATTCGGGGGCTAAAGCTAAAGCAGATCCTGTTGAAAGTGCTAAAGTAGAGACAGAGACTGTTCTTGCAGAGACAGAAGAGACAAAG gccCCAGAAGATTCTGAGACTCCTATGGAAGTAACTGAAG ACGACCACATAAAAGACGTTGACAATTCTGCAGAGATATCCACTGAAGCTATTCCAGACGTTGAGATCAGCAAGGAAGGTGCCGACGGGCAGGACGAAGaacaagaggaagaagaggagaacgAGGAGGAAGCTATCGAAGAAGAGGACGAGAGCAACGTTGTTGAAGGAGAGGCTAACGGAGACGGAGACATGGAGCCACCTGATTTCAGCGACACCTTTGACGTGAGGAGCGAAGCAAGCTCTACTTCTTCAGGCAGTCAGATTG ATGACGCAGATAGTGACCATGACAACAGACAACAGTCTAGAAGGGACAGAAAACGTCAGTTCTCTCCAATTGTGTATGAAGGACAGGATATTTCGGATTCTGATG ACGAGAACGGCAAGAAAGCCAAACTGTCCTCATCCGTTAATGAAGTGAAAGGAG GAGATCAGACAGCTAAGATGAAGTACCTGTTCAGGGATGCTCGCTACTTCCTCATCAAGAGCAACAACCACGAGAACATTTCCCTTGCCAAAGCTAAG GGTTCTGGAAAGGCCCGGAGTGGACACCAGGCATGCCTCCACAAACCCCAGGGGTTGGGCTCATCTTCCAAGTGGGAAGGCCGTGTTTGTGTTTCTCAAGGTGCCCCGTTCCAGAGACCTGCCAAAAAGAAACGTAGTAACTCTTACTCTGCTGCAATTATGCATCCAtctaaaagaaaacattttgttgTATCAGCCGCAGCAACCTCAGAAATGTCACCGGATTGTAGGACCGCATTTGCTCTTAGTCGGGAGAGTAACCATACAGCCAATGAAGAAGTGCCTGTGCAGAATCACCTGCAGAGGAACAGTTCTTCCAATGAAGGTGGTCCAAGCGTTCACCTTCAAGCTAAAAAGGCTGGTTGGTCACCTAAAAGTTGCAAGACTGTGCAGGGGCACTTGAGTGATAAACATGAAAGAATACCACATAGATACATTTATCGGAGACAGAAGGCACGTTTTCATGATAGTAATAAGGATCCGTGTTTCTCTGACAAGGGGCATCCCGACATTTCTTATAATTCTATTGACTTGAATGGGCATGACTTTGACGATTTGAGTTTTGAAtttgatgatgaggaggaggaagaagaagaagaggaggaggatgatgcaTTTTACCCATCTCAATATCAAAGCCAAAGAGAATAtagatggagaaagagagaaagatttTCCGATAATCGCTCAAACTTTGGATCCTTTGGTGGACATGACATTCCAACTTCCTTTGACCACCCAACAGAGAACACAATGAGAAGTGATACTGCTGATCTGGAAAGGTTGCTTCAGGATGCATCAGCTAAATTACATGATCAG aGTTCCTTGTACCTCCGCATTCAGCAACTAGAAGGTTGTTTGGGAAATGTGATCACAGTTTTGCACAAACTGGTCAAGATGTCCAGCTCAACCCTGCAAAAACCAACCCCTAGGCCCAGGAGGAAAAGAATGCAACAATTTGGAGGCCCCTCTGGAATGGACCGTGACAGCTTCAGAAGATGGAAGAGTAACCAAGGAGACCTCAATGAAAGAAGGATTGAAGGAGAAAGTGAATTGGATGAAGGACTAATGGAGCGTCAAGGTCATCTGGATGGAACAAGTGATGGCCAACAGACGCTTGATAACTGTGACACCAGAAGTGACCGCTGTCAAAGTCCAGAACAAcctgataatgatgaaaatccaGAGGAGCGTCTTTCTGCTTCCGATTTTCAGCCGGATTCTAGGTGCCCAGACAGCGGCGCAGACAACTGTGGTGATCTTGGTGACCTTGATGTAATTTCCAGCCATGGCCATACTTCTGTGCAAAATAACAGAGTTGAAAATGATGCTGAACAAAATAGTGATACTGCTAGTCCACCAAATAATTCAGAACAAGAACAAGAGTTAAGGCATGATGATCAAGCTAGTTGTAATGTTGCAAATGGGGAAGAAGGTGATCCGTCTCCGTTGAAGACATCACCAGATTCATGTGAACTTGGCACAGCTGAGAAAGAGAATTCTGAGAGTATTGTGCAAGGAACACGTAAGTTTGATGGATCTAATGTCGTCCACGAAGAGGCCAATGAATCTTCCGCTATGGATAAAAATTCTTCACCTGTAACCTTTCCTGGTGAGGAGAGGGATTTCCAGGCGGATCTTGATGGCCCTGTCATCATTCGAATCAAATCTGAATTCAGTTGCGACGATGGTATGGACACCTGGCCGGATAGTTCCCAACCCAGCACTTCATACAATCATCCAGGAGTGGCTCTCCATGACCCAAACCTTGTTGTGCTCTCTGATGATTCATGTGTAAATGATAATCCAGTTGCAGTGCATTCAAGCAAGGTTATGGACACTGCTCAAAGCTTGCTAAATCAACAGGCAGGAAATCATTTAGGTTATGAACATGATGCAGATATACAGTCTCTACAAGAGATACTCGCTACATCTGCTGGGTCTGATGATGAGGATGTTAAGTTTCTTTATGAAAATGTCCCTTTGGGTGATCAAAAGAGAGGGCTGAAAACAAAGGCTTCACAAGACTTATTTCATGCAGATCAGAGCGAAGATGTGAGAGGAAAAACTGAGCTTATTTGTGTAGAGGATAGTGATTCTCGATGGCATGCCCAAAACTCTGATCGTCGAACAGCGACACAATCGGTCAGATCAGTTCCAGTAAGGCTGAGGCTGAATCGAACTGATGCCAGTTCACGTAGAGTTCAGAAAAATATTCCTCAAGTTTTGAGCCAGAATGGCAATGCACAGTACATGGGCATGCCCTGTCAGTCACAGCACTACAATACAAATCTTCCTGGACCTCATCAGGGTCATGCCCAAAAGCTGCAACAGAGTGGTAGTTCTCAAAGATTCCATTCCCAATCACAAACCATTAATTCTCAAAGTACTGTTGGAAGAAGAAATGCTGCCATGAGGAGCGCTTCAAGGATACATACAGCTTGTAGGCTGCCCGTAGCACCCCCAAACCCTCGGAATAATAGTGCCACAAACTTTGGAAACGCAAATCAAAGGAGAGATATCTACATAGACAGAAACAATGTGCAATCAGTTGCCCAGAATAATGGCTCAAACATTGTTCAGTTTGGACACCATTACCGTGGTAGCCCTCAGGAACGATCTCATTCCTTGAATCACAGTCCGTACACACAACCGAACATGGCACATCCTTATCAGGCTGGCAATGAGTCGAGTTCCTATGGTGgtagagaggaaagagtaggatCTGTACAAGCTGACG GTATTATTACCGATGTACTTGCTGAACGAGATTGGATTAATGCCTGCTCTGAGGTAGATGGTGCTACATCCCTCACTCGGGCGTTGGCCCAGGCCCTCTTTGGCGACAGTATCCTGATCAAAAGCACTCTTCGGTCTTCGGGCAAATACAAAGACTATGAACTACTGGATCCCAACTTAGTCAAGAAAATTGAAG ATAcggtgatgaaaatattttgccaTGGGAAGAATGAGAAGTACCAGAAACATGTGTGGTCTCTCTGCAAGCAGTCTATGGGCCAAAGAATGAAATACTTGCGCAATCGCTACAGTTTATCCTGA
- the LOC129271916 gene encoding uncharacterized protein LOC129271916 isoform X2: MSEPEQDGSKGGEDVVNVLTDIMAPVDDDFDEEVKTTTPAKKVVKKVAKTTKSTAQTKTVKKSASLATAKATKQTTSTPAASEESTPKTETTSEQPPKTKQPTTASSTAASTTPAKATSTGTTPANKTKKVVKKTPVAAKSGAATKQATAKPTAGKTASAAKKKPVKVVKKTTPASVKAKAAASAKESAGDSGAKAKADPVESAKVETETVLAETEETKAPEDSETPMEVTEDDHIKDVDNSAEISTEAIPDVEISKEGADGQDEEQEEEEENEEEAIEEEDESNVVEGEANGDGDMEPPDFSDTFDVRSEASSTSSGSQIDDADSDHDNRQQSRRDRKRQFSPIVYEGQDISDSDDENGKKAKLSSSVNEVKGGDQTAKMKYLFRDARYFLIKSNNHENISLAKAKGSGKARSGHQACLHKPQGLGSSSKWEGRVCVSQGAPFQRPAKKKRSNSYSAAIMHPSKRKHFVVSAAATSEMSPDCRTAFALSRESNHTANEEVPVQNHLQRNSSSNEGGPSVHLQAKKAGWSPKSCKTVQGHLSDKHERIPHRYIYRRQKARFHDSNKDPCFSDKGHPDISYNSIDLNGHDFDDLSFEFDDEEEEEEEEEEDDAFYPSQYQSQREYRWRKRERFSDNRSNFGSFGGHDIPTSFDHPTENTMRSDTADLERLLQDASAKLHDQSSLYLRIQQLEGCLGNVITVLHKLVKMSSSTLQKPTPRPRRKRMQQFGGPSGMDRDSFRRWKSNQGDLNERRIEGESELDEGLMERQGHLDGTSDGQQTLDNCDTRSDRCQSPEQPDNDENPEERLSASDFQPDSRCPDSGADNCGDLGDLDVISSHGHTSVQNNRVENDAEQNSDTASPPNNSEQEQELRHDDQASCNVANGEEGDPSPLKTSPDSCELGTAEKENSESIVQGTRKFDGSNVVHEEANESSAMDKNSSPVTFPGEERDFQADLDGPVIIRIKSEFSCDDGMDTWPDSSQPSTSYNHPGVALHDPNLVVLSDDSCVNDNPVAVHSSKVMDTAQSLLNQQAGNHLGYEHDADIQSLQEILATSAGSDDEDVKFLYENVPLGDQKRGLKTKASQDLFHADQSEDVRGKTELICVEDSDSRWHAQNSDRRTATQSVRSVPVRLRLNRTDASSRRVQKNIPQVLSQNGNAQYMGMPCQSQHYNTNLPGPHQGHAQKLQQSGSSQRFHSQSQTINSQSTVGRRNAAMRSASRIHTACRLPVAPPNPRNNSATNFGNANQRRDIYIDRNNVQSVAQNNGSNIVQFGHHYRGSPQERSHSLNHSPYTQPNMAHPYQAGNESSSYGGREERVGSVQADGIITDVLAERDWINACSEVDGATSLTRALAQALFGDSILIKSTLRSSGKYKDYELLDPNLVKKIEDTVMKIFCHGKNEKYQKHVWSLCKQSMGQRMKYLRNRYSLS, translated from the exons GAGGCGAAGATGTAGTGAATGTTCTGACAGATATTATGGCACCGGTGGATGATGACTTTGATGAAGAAGTAAAGACCACTACACCTGCCAAGAAAGTTG TAAAGAAAGTCGCCAAAACCACAAAATCCACAGCACAGACAAAGACTGTTAAAAAATCAGCAAGTCTCGCTACGGCCAAAGCCACAAAGCAGACCACCTCAACTCCTGCTGCCAGTGAGGAATCAACGCCAAAGACTGAAACCACAAGTGAACAACCTCCTAAAACCAAGCAACCCACCACAGCCTCCTCAACAGCTGCTTCGACAACTCCTGCCAAGGCAACGTCAACTGGCACAACACCGGCCAACAAGACCAAGAAGGTTGTGAAGAAGACCCCCGTAGCTGCAAAGTCGGGAGCAGCAACAAAGCAAGCCACCGCCAAGCCTACGGCAGGGAAAACTGCATCAGCGGCTAAAAAGAAGCCAGTGAAGGTGGTAAAGAAGACGACACCGGCCTCCGTGAAAGCCAAAGCCGCTGCATCCGCCAAGGAGAGTGCTGGGGATTCGGGGGCTAAAGCTAAAGCAGATCCTGTTGAAAGTGCTAAAGTAGAGACAGAGACTGTTCTTGCAGAGACAGAAGAGACAAAG gccCCAGAAGATTCTGAGACTCCTATGGAAGTAACTGAAG ACGACCACATAAAAGACGTTGACAATTCTGCAGAGATATCCACTGAAGCTATTCCAGACGTTGAGATCAGCAAGGAAGGTGCCGACGGGCAGGACGAAGaacaagaggaagaagaggagaacgAGGAGGAAGCTATCGAAGAAGAGGACGAGAGCAACGTTGTTGAAGGAGAGGCTAACGGAGACGGAGACATGGAGCCACCTGATTTCAGCGACACCTTTGACGTGAGGAGCGAAGCAAGCTCTACTTCTTCAGGCAGTCAGATTG ATGACGCAGATAGTGACCATGACAACAGACAACAGTCTAGAAGGGACAGAAAACGTCAGTTCTCTCCAATTGTGTATGAAGGACAGGATATTTCGGATTCTGATG ACGAGAACGGCAAGAAAGCCAAACTGTCCTCATCCGTTAATGAAGTGAAAGGAG GAGATCAGACAGCTAAGATGAAGTACCTGTTCAGGGATGCTCGCTACTTCCTCATCAAGAGCAACAACCACGAGAACATTTCCCTTGCCAAAGCTAAG GGTTCTGGAAAGGCCCGGAGTGGACACCAGGCATGCCTCCACAAACCCCAGGGGTTGGGCTCATCTTCCAAGTGGGAAGGCCGTGTTTGTGTTTCTCAAGGTGCCCCGTTCCAGAGACCTGCCAAAAAGAAACGTAGTAACTCTTACTCTGCTGCAATTATGCATCCAtctaaaagaaaacattttgttgTATCAGCCGCAGCAACCTCAGAAATGTCACCGGATTGTAGGACCGCATTTGCTCTTAGTCGGGAGAGTAACCATACAGCCAATGAAGAAGTGCCTGTGCAGAATCACCTGCAGAGGAACAGTTCTTCCAATGAAGGTGGTCCAAGCGTTCACCTTCAAGCTAAAAAGGCTGGTTGGTCACCTAAAAGTTGCAAGACTGTGCAGGGGCACTTGAGTGATAAACATGAAAGAATACCACATAGATACATTTATCGGAGACAGAAGGCACGTTTTCATGATAGTAATAAGGATCCGTGTTTCTCTGACAAGGGGCATCCCGACATTTCTTATAATTCTATTGACTTGAATGGGCATGACTTTGACGATTTGAGTTTTGAAtttgatgatgaggaggaggaagaagaagaagaggaggaggatgatgcaTTTTACCCATCTCAATATCAAAGCCAAAGAGAATAtagatggagaaagagagaaagatttTCCGATAATCGCTCAAACTTTGGATCCTTTGGTGGACATGACATTCCAACTTCCTTTGACCACCCAACAGAGAACACAATGAGAAGTGATACTGCTGATCTGGAAAGGTTGCTTCAGGATGCATCAGCTAAATTACATGATCAG aGTTCCTTGTACCTCCGCATTCAGCAACTAGAAGGTTGTTTGGGAAATGTGATCACAGTTTTGCACAAACTGGTCAAGATGTCCAGCTCAACCCTGCAAAAACCAACCCCTAGGCCCAGGAGGAAAAGAATGCAACAATTTGGAGGCCCCTCTGGAATGGACCGTGACAGCTTCAGAAGATGGAAGAGTAACCAAGGAGACCTCAATGAAAGAAGGATTGAAGGAGAAAGTGAATTGGATGAAGGACTAATGGAGCGTCAAGGTCATCTGGATGGAACAAGTGATGGCCAACAGACGCTTGATAACTGTGACACCAGAAGTGACCGCTGTCAAAGTCCAGAACAAcctgataatgatgaaaatccaGAGGAGCGTCTTTCTGCTTCCGATTTTCAGCCGGATTCTAGGTGCCCAGACAGCGGCGCAGACAACTGTGGTGATCTTGGTGACCTTGATGTAATTTCCAGCCATGGCCATACTTCTGTGCAAAATAACAGAGTTGAAAATGATGCTGAACAAAATAGTGATACTGCTAGTCCACCAAATAATTCAGAACAAGAACAAGAGTTAAGGCATGATGATCAAGCTAGTTGTAATGTTGCAAATGGGGAAGAAGGTGATCCGTCTCCGTTGAAGACATCACCAGATTCATGTGAACTTGGCACAGCTGAGAAAGAGAATTCTGAGAGTATTGTGCAAGGAACACGTAAGTTTGATGGATCTAATGTCGTCCACGAAGAGGCCAATGAATCTTCCGCTATGGATAAAAATTCTTCACCTGTAACCTTTCCTGGTGAGGAGAGGGATTTCCAGGCGGATCTTGATGGCCCTGTCATCATTCGAATCAAATCTGAATTCAGTTGCGACGATGGTATGGACACCTGGCCGGATAGTTCCCAACCCAGCACTTCATACAATCATCCAGGAGTGGCTCTCCATGACCCAAACCTTGTTGTGCTCTCTGATGATTCATGTGTAAATGATAATCCAGTTGCAGTGCATTCAAGCAAGGTTATGGACACTGCTCAAAGCTTGCTAAATCAACAGGCAGGAAATCATTTAGGTTATGAACATGATGCAGATATACAGTCTCTACAAGAGATACTCGCTACATCTGCTGGGTCTGATGATGAGGATGTTAAGTTTCTTTATGAAAATGTCCCTTTGGGTGATCAAAAGAGAGGGCTGAAAACAAAGGCTTCACAAGACTTATTTCATGCAGATCAGAGCGAAGATGTGAGAGGAAAAACTGAGCTTATTTGTGTAGAGGATAGTGATTCTCGATGGCATGCCCAAAACTCTGATCGTCGAACAGCGACACAATCGGTCAGATCAGTTCCAGTAAGGCTGAGGCTGAATCGAACTGATGCCAGTTCACGTAGAGTTCAGAAAAATATTCCTCAAGTTTTGAGCCAGAATGGCAATGCACAGTACATGGGCATGCCCTGTCAGTCACAGCACTACAATACAAATCTTCCTGGACCTCATCAGGGTCATGCCCAAAAGCTGCAACAGAGTGGTAGTTCTCAAAGATTCCATTCCCAATCACAAACCATTAATTCTCAAAGTACTGTTGGAAGAAGAAATGCTGCCATGAGGAGCGCTTCAAGGATACATACAGCTTGTAGGCTGCCCGTAGCACCCCCAAACCCTCGGAATAATAGTGCCACAAACTTTGGAAACGCAAATCAAAGGAGAGATATCTACATAGACAGAAACAATGTGCAATCAGTTGCCCAGAATAATGGCTCAAACATTGTTCAGTTTGGACACCATTACCGTGGTAGCCCTCAGGAACGATCTCATTCCTTGAATCACAGTCCGTACACACAACCGAACATGGCACATCCTTATCAGGCTGGCAATGAGTCGAGTTCCTATGGTGgtagagaggaaagagtaggatCTGTACAAGCTGACG GTATTATTACCGATGTACTTGCTGAACGAGATTGGATTAATGCCTGCTCTGAGGTAGATGGTGCTACATCCCTCACTCGGGCGTTGGCCCAGGCCCTCTTTGGCGACAGTATCCTGATCAAAAGCACTCTTCGGTCTTCGGGCAAATACAAAGACTATGAACTACTGGATCCCAACTTAGTCAAGAAAATTGAAG ATAcggtgatgaaaatattttgccaTGGGAAGAATGAGAAGTACCAGAAACATGTGTGGTCTCTCTGCAAGCAGTCTATGGGCCAAAGAATGAAATACTTGCGCAATCGCTACAGTTTATCCTGA